One Drechmeria coniospora strain ARSEF 6962 chromosome 01, whole genome shotgun sequence genomic region harbors:
- a CDS encoding ribosomal protein S4, with protein sequence MAKGIKKHQKRLSAPSHWLLDKLSGTYAPKPSAGPHKLRDCMPLIVFIRNRLKYALNYRETKAILMQRLVKVDGKVRTDMTYPAGFMDVITIEKTGENFRLIYDTKGRFTVHRIQTEEAEYKLGKVKRVQLGRGGIPFLVTHDARTIRYPDPSIKVNDTVKIDLSTGKISDYIKFDTGAVAMVTGGRNMGRVGVIVHRERHDGGFNIVHIKDAIDNSFATRESNVFVIGQEKPWISLPKGKGVKLTIAEERDRRRGN encoded by the exons ATGGCCAAGGGAAT CAAGAAGCACCAGAAGCGCCTCAGCGCGCCCTCGCACTGGCTGCTCGACAAGCTGTCGGGTACCTACGCGCCCAAGCCTTCGGCCGGTCCTCACAAGCTCCGCGACTGCATGCCCCTGATCGTGTTCATCCGAAACCGTCTCAAGTATGCGCTCAACTACCGCGAGACCAAGGCGATCCTCATGCAGCGCCTGGTCaaggtcgacggcaaggtccGTACCGACATGACCTACCCTGCCGGCTTCATGGACGTCATCACCATCGAGAAGACGGGCGAGAACTTCCGACTCATCTACGACACCAAGGGCCGCTTCACCGTCCACCGAATCCAgacggaggaggccgagTACAAGCTCGGCAAGGTCAAGCGCGTTCAGCTCGGCCGTGGTGGAATCCCATTCTTGGTCACGCACGATGCGAGAAC CATCCGCTACCCCGACCCCAGCATCAAGGTCAACGACACCGTCAAGATTGACCTGAGCACCGGCAAGATCAGCGACTACATCAAGTTCGACactggcgccgtcgccatggtcaCCGGCGGTCGCAACATGGGTCGtgtcggcgtcatcgtccacCGTGAGCGCCACGATGGTGGCTTCAACATTGTGCACATCAAGGACGCCATCGACAACTCCTTCGCCACCCGTGAGAGCAACGTTTTCGTCATCGGCCAGGAGAAGCCGTGGATCTCGCTGCCCAAGGGCAAGGGCGTCAAGCTCACCATTGCCGAGGAGCGTgatcgccgacgaggcaacTAA
- a CDS encoding MYB DNA-binding domain containing protein has protein sequence MATIEPRLIHLLNDSTTPQSQIQHPDLPPLHALTLPTSSSSSSTTTTSTSSSDRPLPPIELEASHRADSAVFAAASNPLSSLIDDPTAAARREDGGRWAASHPLRMLLSYMDALDTASPHAHSIILNEPSDAFDDGWSKKRSVGGAKDDFVQLPQPLMKQMAAQQAPAVPPIINGLHEPPPHAAMFPPIAFGSYCDAEMGQPNLPPDFARESGDKANNAPPSSPDVERCGRKTRKRATKPRKKWTEEETRHLLLGVSRYGVGKWTSIIEDRDFTFNHRTPGDLKDRFRTCCPAELCEPSGVPKPTLPPPAASRRPTAGKARKGLHSENILIEEDAQPPADSQSPPHEADRPPKKKSRAHRKKVEDLAELGIHGPFKKSPRRERRPFSDQDDREILEGLDIYGPAWSKIQRDPRYHLSSRQPTDLRDRVRNKYPAVFQRIEKCTFHSAKDDGRGNDTLEPSVTLSIGDSLKPPPPSTSGNQPISHSSSKEDLSSWPLQMLEYGHTPSPATFEFAELNGPHLLGGEMDIARLLLDESRLSQTPTRPYDAYSGSSSSSVAGTEHRRDRHRVHPVKC, from the coding sequence ATGGCCACCATAGAGCCGCGCCTTATCCATCTCTTGAAtgactcgacgacgccccaAAGTCAGATCCAGCACCCTGACCTGCCGCCTCTCCATGCCCTGACCCTgccgacctcctcctcctcctcctcgacgacgacgacgtcgacatcctcCTCGGATCGCCCGCTACCGCCCATCGAGCTGGAGGCGAGCCACCGggccgactcggccgtcttcgccgccgccagcaaCCCTCTCTCCTCCCTCATCGATGATCCAACCGCCGCGGCTCGACGCGAGGACGGCGGTCGATGGGCAGCCTCCCACCCTCTGCGGATGCTCCTGAGCTACATGGATGCTCTCGACACGGCATCGCCCCACGCACACTCCATCATCCTCAACGAACCGTCCGACGCCTTCGACGATGGCTGGAGCAAGAAACgaagcgtcggcggcgccaaggaCGACTTTGTCCAGCTGCCGCAGCCGTTGATGAAGCAGATGGCGGCCCAGCAGGCGCCTGCGGTGCCGCCCATCATCAACGGCCTGCACGAGCCTCCACCCCATGCCGCCATGTTTCCGCCAATTGCCTTTGGCTCCTACTGCGATGCCGAGATGGGCCAGCCGAACCTGCCACCCGACTTCGCTCGCGAATCGGGAGACAAGGCCAACAACGCccctccgtcctcgcccgacGTCGAACGGTGCGGACGCAAGACGCGGAAACGAGCGACGAAGCCGCGGAAGAAGTGgaccgaggaggagacgaggcaTCTTCTCCTCGGCGTGAGCCGATACGGCGTCGGGAAGTGGACAAGCATCATCGAGGACCGCGACTTTACCTTCAACCATCGCACCCCCGGCGACCTCAAGGATAGGTTCAGAACCTGCTGCCCGGCCGAGCTCTGCGAGCCGTCGGGCGTTCCCAAGCCGACGTTGCCGCCCCCGGCCGcttcgagacggccgacggcggggaaGGCGAGGAAGGGCCTCCACTCGGAGAACATTCTCATCGAGGAAGACGCGCAGCCGCCGGCCGACAGCCAGAGTCCGCCGCACGAGGCCGACCGTCcgccgaagaagaagagtCGGGCACACCGGAAGAAGGTGGAGGAtctggccgagctcggcatACACGGCCCCTTCAAGAAGTCGCCGCGGCGGGAGAGGCGACCGTTCTCGGACCAAGACGACCGTGAAATACTCGAAGGCCTCGACATATACGGCCCTGCTTGGTCCAAGATCCAGCGAGATCCCCGATATCACCTCTCGAGCAGGCAGCCGACGGACCTGCGCGACCGAGTGCGCAACAAGTATCCCGCCGTATTTCAACGCATCGAAAAATGCACCTTCCATTcggccaaggacgacggccggggcAACGACACCCTCGAGCCGTCCGTCACCCTGTCCATCGGTGACTCGctcaagccgccgccgccgtcgacgtcgggaaACCAGCCGATAAGCCACAGCAGCTCCAAGGAGGACCTGAGCTCGTGGCCGTTGCAGATGCTAGAGTACGGTCACACCCCCTCACCCGCCACTTTTGAGTTTGCCGAGCTCAACGGGCCTCACTTGTTGGGCGGCGAGATGGACATTGCGAGACTGCTGCTCGACGAATCGAGGCTCTCCCAGACGCCCACTCGTCCCTACGACGCCTACTCGggctcatcctcctcctccgtcgccggcaccgaacATCGCCGGGACCGTCACAGGGTGCACCCTGTAAAATGCTGA